A section of the Scylla paramamosain isolate STU-SP2022 chromosome 33, ASM3559412v1, whole genome shotgun sequence genome encodes:
- the LOC135089571 gene encoding uncharacterized protein LOC135089571 isoform X1, whose translation MAVAPGDFKMADLCVPSEAKEQETPTQAEDGRCRSQKKPRRILHFSDGIMEEYSTDEEEEEEEKKRLNPNQMRVVDPKTMKWGPWLYYWMAYSGSSALSFCDYVGESLANTLGITSPKYQYELDEYNATLEEEKAEKEREKAEMAGWTTTAAAEPGDGIRHKIVDTSVLQEPTLPQPLDQPEIQLALMKNPQVTEVSDFESSNSEPPSSSFSFTTRLKYWMSEVHTDKGSELSTWV comes from the exons ATGGCCGTGGCTCCGGGAGACTTTAAAATGGCAGACCTTTGTGTTCCCTCAGAAGCCAAAGAACAG GAGACCCCGACACAGGCTGAAGATGGACGTTGCAGGAGCCAGAAGAAACCACGACGTATCCTCCACTTCTCTGATGGCATCATGGAAGAATACAGcacggatgaggaggaggaggaggaggaaaagaagaggctGAATCCCAATCAGATGCGTGTAGTGGATCCA AAGACCATGAAATGGGGGCCATGGCTCTACTACTGGATGGCGTACAGTGGAAGTTCAGCTCTGTCTTTCTGTGACTATGTTGGGGAGAGTTTGGCAAATACTCTCGGCATAACTTCACCCAAGTACCAGTACGAGTTAGATGAATACAATGCAACACTTgaagag GAGAAAGCTGAAAAGGAGCGGGAGAAAGCAGAGATGGCCGGCTGGACCACCACAGCTGCAGCAGAGCCAGGCGACGGCATCAGGCATAAAATAGTGGACACGTCAGTGTTACAGGAACCAACACTGCCTCAGCCTCTGGACCAG CCTGAAATCCAGTTAGCCTTAATGAAGAATCCTCAGGTGACTGAGGTATCAGATTTTGAATCTTCTAACTCTgaacctccttcctcttccttttcctttactacAAGGCTAAAATACTGGATGTCTGAGGTACACACAGACAAGGGATCAGAATTGTCAACTTGGGTTTAA